The following coding sequences lie in one Xylocopa sonorina isolate GNS202 chromosome 7, iyXylSono1_principal, whole genome shotgun sequence genomic window:
- the Ppa gene encoding F-box and leucine rich repeat protein partner of paired, producing MEESQLLMTELPALTPSRGTTLLHRSGHYYQLHQPHLAAIPSSQSQGILYNSSNPPHYTSGATGLPAYAQGLSSRQQPQVTSRGTVTPSTHISCLYPEILALIFSYLEVRDKGRAAQVCTAWRDAAYYRSVWRGVEARLHLRKQAPALFASLVRRGVKRVQVLSLRRGLGDVLKGVPNLEALNLSGCYNITDAGLINAFCQEYTTLTELNLSLCKQVSDISLGRIVQYLKNLEHLELGGCCNITNGGLAYIAWNLKKLKRLDLRSCWQVSDLGIAYLAGVNRGEAGGNLELEYLSLQDCQRLSDEALRHVSIGLTTLKSINLSFCVCITDSGLKHLAKMSSLRELNLRSCDNISDIGMAYLAEGGSRISSLDVSFCDKIGDQALVHISQGLFNLKSLSLSACQISDEGICKIAKTLHDLETLNIGQCSRLTDKGLYTIAESMKHLKCIDLYGCTRISTNGLERIMKLPQLSTLNLGLWHVR from the coding sequence ATGGAGGAAAGTCAGCTGTTGATGACGGAACTTCCTGCATTGACGCCGAGTCGCGGCACAACGTTGCTTCACCGTTCAGGACATTATTATCAGTTGCACCAGCCGCACCTGGCCGCAATACCGTCGTCGCAAAGTCAAGGAATTCTTTACAACTCGAGCAACCCGCCGCATTATACTAGCGGTGCGACCGGTCTACCGGCATACGCGCAAGGCCTCTCGTCGAGGCAACAACCGCAAGTAACTTCTCGCGGCACGGTCACACCGAGCACGCATATTTCCTGTCTGTACCCTGAAATATTGGCGCTGATCTTCAGTTACCTCGAGGTCAGGGACAAAGGACGGGCCGCCCAAGTATGCACAGCCTGGAGGGACGCCGCGTATTACCGGTCTGTCTGGCGAGGGGTTGAGGCCAGGTTACATTTGAGAAAGCAGGCACCGGCGTTGTTTGCTAGTCTGGTAAGAAGAGGAGTGAAAAGGGTCCAGGTATTGTCGTTGCGAAGAGGCCTCGGCGATGTATTGAAAGGCGTGCCAAACTTGGAGGCGTTGAATCTTTCGGGCTGTTACAATATCACCGATGCAGGTTTGATCAACGCCTTCTGCCAAGAATACACGACGCTCACAGAACTGAATCTATCGTTGTGCAAACAAGTGTCGGACATTTCTCTCGGTAGGATAGTGCAGTATTTGAAGAATCTCGAGCATTTAGAACTCGGTGGTTGCTGTAACATTACCAACGGAGGTCTAGCTTATATAGCATGGAACCTGAAGAAGTTAAAGCGACTCGATTTACGAAGCTGCTGGCAGGTGTCCGACTTGGGCATCGCGTATTTGGCCGGTGTCAATCGCGGGGAAGCCGGTGGGAATCTCGAGCTGGAGTATTTAAGTCTTCAGGATTGTCAGCGATTAAGCGACGAGGCTCTCAGGCACGTGTCTATCGGTTTGACCACTTTAAAGTCCATTAACCTTTCATTCTGCGTGTGCATTACCGACTCGGGGCTAAAACATTTGGCCAAGATGTCTAGTTTGCGCGAACTAAATCTTCGTTCCTGCGACAATATCTCTGACATCGGTATGGCATACCTCGCGGAAGGTGGCAGTAGGATTTCCTCGTTGGACGTGTCGTTCTGCGACAAGATCGGGGATCAAGCGCTTGTTCATATCTCCCAGGGACTATTCAATTTGAAATCTCTATCACTGTCCGCCTGTCAAATCAGCGACGAGGGTATCTGCAAGATCGCCAAGACTTTGCACGATTTGGAAACATTGAACATCGGCCAGTGCAGCAGACTGACCGACAAGGGACTCTACACCATTGCGGAgagtatgaagcatttgaaatgtatCGATCTTTACGGATGCACCAGGATAAGTACCAACGGCCTAGAGAGGATTATGAAGTTACCGCAGCTGAGTACGTTAAATCTTGGTCTTTGGCACGTGCGGTGA
- the Rab35 gene encoding RAS oncogene family member Rab35 translates to MAREYDHLFKLLIIGDSGVGKSSLLLRFADNTFNGSYITTIGVDFKIQTVDVDGERVKLQIWDTAGQERFRTITSTYYRGTHGVIVVYDVTSGDSFANVKRWLHEIEQNCDVVNRVLVGNKNDSPNEKVVLTEDAQRFANQMGIQLFETSAKDNINVQEMFMAITRQVLRTKKERKERQAIQTSETVNLRKSTKQHKKKCC, encoded by the exons ATGGCCCGGGAATATGATCATTTATTTAAGCTTCTAATAATAGGAGATAGTG gTGTAGGTAAAAGTTCATTACTTTTACGATTCGCTGACAATACTTTTAATGGCAGTTACATAACGACAATAGGAGTGGACTTTAAAATTCAAACTGTGGACGTAGATGGTGAGAGAGTAAAGCTCCAAATTTGGGATACGGCTGGACAAGAACGTTTCCGGACAATAACTTCAACTTACTACAGGGGAACACATGGTGTTATAGTTGTGTATGATGTGACCAGTGGTGATTCTTTTGCTAATGTTAAAAGATGGTTACATGAAATCGAACAAAATTGTGATGTGGTCAACAGGGTACTTGTAGGAAATAAGAATGATTCACCTAATGAAAAGGTAGTATTAACAGAAGATGCACAAAGATTTGCTAATCAAATGGGAATTCAATTGTTTGAAACTTCTGCTAAAGATAATATTAATGTGCAGGAA ATGTTTATGGCTATAACACGGCAAGTATTAAGAaccaaaaaagaaaggaaagaaagacAAGCTATACAAACCAGTGAAACGGTCAATTTAAGGAAAAGCACGAAGCAACATAAAAAAAAGTGTTGTTAA